Genomic DNA from Gossypium hirsutum isolate 1008001.06 chromosome A01, Gossypium_hirsutum_v2.1, whole genome shotgun sequence:
AGATAAGGAAAAATTGATGGCAAGACTTAAGTCCAAAACTAAAGCCAAATCTatgagaagaaagagaaaaacaaataataaaagccaACAGATGAAACCCCACAAAATTTCTTAATTagagaaataatataaattaatatgaaataTTGCTTTTTGAACGGTCAATTTGACCCAAGAAGAAGATCCCCCCCTAGTCATAATCTTTCCATTTGGGATGACAAAATGACTACAATACAAGGTTCTTTTCCCATCACCAATCTCATAAATACAATGAAAAAACGAGCGTAAAGGGGGATAAAGTTCATGCATAATCAGTTTGCACTGTCAAATCATGCATTCccaattcatggtacaaattatGCGCATACTCTAGTATCCGCCGATCATCCATCTCTTTCTTCACCTGCTCAAAGTGTCGATAAGAAATGTAGCATTAAACATCCAACAATGGATTAAAAACATTTTGGAAAGGCATGAGATTAACAGTAAAATACCTGAAGTGAAAGGGATCCAACAACATGACCAGGCACTAGTTCCCAAAACCGAGCTTGAGAAACTTCTATAACATCTTCGTGGGACTTAATCTAAACAAGatagaaaattaaattatagatCACAAAAGAAAGGTGTGTATATTTGACAAGAAATTGCATAAAAATAGAGAAGGTAAAGGCAAACACCTGCCACCAGCATTTGGCCAAGGCTGAAGATGAAATATTGGGTGGTGCCATCTGAAGCAAGACACCACCACTAGCTTTAAATAGAGGCATGACAAGCATAAAGACTGCCACCGAAACTAGTCCCAAGCACAGAACTTCTGCATTATTAACGCTGCAAGATGGGGAAGAAAAATAAGACAAAATGAAGAAAGAACAAGGGGGAAAACAGAGGAACAAGCCAAGTTTTTGTTTGAAGGAGCAGAATAGTTGACATCTGGCTTGTTTCTTCACTAGCAGTTAATTTAAAATTGAAGCAAGAAATTACCCAAGAGAGAGAAACCAGGATGCCAATATCAAACCTGcactgagaaaaaaaaaaagaaaaaagaaaaacaaatgttCAGAAGTTTAAGACAATTTACATGATGAGAGAAAAAAGTAATGCATATATAGAGACAGGACAACTGGCACACCTGCGAACGGAATCTGCAAGAACATGCAGGCAAACTGAGTGGTAATTCATATCTTCAGGTTTCCTGTATACTGcaagaaaatatacatataagaaACACAAACAATCCCAAGCTCATATTTCAAATTGTGGCAATCATAACCTTATTAAGCTCTAGGTTCTCATATCATGATAAAACATATTGTAATGCTTTAAACATAACATAGTTGTGTCAGTTCGAACACTTCCACTGACAACAGATAAGCAAGCACACATACTAGCATGAACAAAAGCAAAGTGAAAAATCATACAGGCATGGCAAACATCTATCATCGCTGTATGTAACCCCACAATGTTTCTTCTTAGCATAAAGTTCACAATAAATTGATATCAGACTGAAGTCACTACTCTACACATTCATCAACCCCAAAACAAAGAGCACTACTTGCAACCCCCTTAACATCGTAAAAGCACTAAGCTGATGATGGTTTttgctaaaattattatttgatatacaCTTTAAAAAGCAATTGCATATGGCTGGGTCCATCTTCctaaattaaaagtaaaaggCTAATCCATTGCTCCATCCTGAACCTCATAAGCATtctcattttaatttcaaatgtaACATCTAACTTACCAAGATTGACTCGAGCATAATTTCTAAAGAACCAAACACCCATGAGATTCACCAAAAGATTTGTCACAGCCGAAACAATCAAATAATGTCTATaaccaacaaaaagaaaaaaaagttagtaaacatttttcagtttttttttccttttaatcataaaaaaatttagattaaatatcTAACAACTTACTAATATTTACCACCGTACTACCAATCAAGGGAATGATGACTTACTTGTGCTCTGATTCATCTTGGATAAAAGCGTGAAGTGCTTCCACAGCTAAGGAGAATGACAAGAACAATAGAAATAGCTGTCTAAACATGCAGCAAAATCAAAAATATCAAGATGTTAACCCATTTTATGTAAGTAAAACAGaatcaacaaaataaaattgcTGAAATATTTAAAAGAACTAGAACTATTTGTAAAGCAGAAGAGAACAAGAAACAGAAATCAATTATAATAGCTACATGGACTTGACAGCAGCTCAACAGAACAGTGCAAGCCAACAATTAAACTTATGACTTACCATTTCCCATGCAGTTTTAAATTATGAGTTATCATTTAATGTAGTTTCCTAATTTTGCATATATTGACTGTaaatatttttcactttttctattACATCTTAAACAGTGAAGGTAAGCTTTGAGTGAAATAAAAGTATATTTTATCTAGCTTTTATATGGATTATCCAAAAGACAACAAATATCTAGTTCTACTATCAATTTAAACTTTGAAATTCAAATGTCGGAGATGGATGTCTATACCAACATGATTAATACCAAGTGATTTCTAGCAAACAGCAGCTGGGATTTTAAGGGACAATTTATCTCATCCTTTTCCTAAGTTATTGCACTTCAACTTCACTAAAATGAAACCATAACATAAACATGGTACAAACTGAGACTAAAACTTGAACGCAACATTTTGACAAAAAGAATGTTGCAAATAAACAAATACTTACAGCATTGGTGAAAGCAGACAATACTTCAAGTCTTTGGTACCTGATAATGAAATTTTTTACAGTTATTAGCATTCATGTAGAACTATCAATATAATCTCCAGAAAATaatttgaaaaggaaaattttccTTTGTCATTTCATAAGTGATTTTGGGGGTTGGACGATATGCAATTGAGATGCCCTTTTTAGAGGAGAGATAATGACTACCAATTAAATTATGCCTTTGCCACAAATAACTgatgaaaaaggaaaataatagaTAACTGGGAAACAGCAAATGAATCAGTCAGGCCAGTGAATAATAGTGAATGTAACTGTGTTAACATTGGCTATGTGCTTGATAAAAGAAATAATCTTAGTAAGAGGCGTAACTTCAAGTAAAAAGCATATTTGagaataattaaacttaaatcagAACCAAGGAAATAAATACTTtctggaaatttttaataagCTCAAGAACTCCAAGAAATACCAATAAACTGAACCAACGTTATCTCATGACATATTGAAACCTCTATGATCTCACCCATAAGTATAAACACTATCAGGCTTTCTCCGAGAAGCAGCCATTGCAAATAATGAAAACGTCAAGAGACCACAGCCAAATGTTAAATGAAAGGCATCAGATACCAGACCTGAAAAGACAAGCATAGAAACAAAATGATTAACAGAAAAAAACTGTAACTATAAAACGAGGAATCCTAAAAACCTGATACAAACTAAAATCAACAAGGAATTTTACTCAACCAGGGATGATATTTTCAAGCATTATACTCGATTTCACACAAAGAATTAAAGACATCAAATTCAAagcaaattgttcaaaaaataataaagaacaatTGAACACTTAGAAATAGGATCACAAAATTGTGAAGATAAAAGCATTTACAGCCATAAAGAATACATGCCATCCATAGTAATACTTTGGGATGTTTGGTTCACAGAATGCAAAATTACCTTGGGTAATGAGATTACTTGACATATTACCGGGTATTTTGCATTGCACTGATTGGTTTATTTGGGTAGAACTTAAGATTTTGCTATTTGATTGACAGGACGGAATGTAAGATTACCTAAAAgcatattttactaaattatccTTATAGAATTTGCTTTCTTTTATTGTTTACTACACAAAGGTTGAAAGCTTATAGCATTCTATTTTACTAATAAATGAATGCAtttctctaataaaataatttcaattctcttttctcaaaaaaaaaaaaactagaatcAAGGAGTGATAAGCAATTAGGGTTTTCTTTAAACTAAAAGTGACAgggaaaagaaataagaaaaatatgttcttttattattaaaacatgttacttgtTATGCTTTAAAAGCAAATTTGaccaaaatgacaaaaaaaatggtaaattgttataaaagtaatattttggACAGAATGCAATGGACAAAATGTAATATGATTAATAGCTCAAGCTCAGGATAATGTTTGAAATCCAAATGCAAGTACCCTGTTATGGAATCTCACATTACCCCAAGAATGTTACATTGCTTGAACCAAGCGCACCCATAGAATATGATCATTTTAGTTTATAGTcgacaataaattttaaaattgaaaaagtgaggggaaaaaaataaaagtttgcgTCAACACAGGTAGAAGCTTAGTTCAATTGCAAACTATCAAAACTAGGAAAGAAAATTATAGCTGAGAATGCTAAAAAGCAGTTAATTAGCGAGCAAATACCGTTATTACATAGAAATAGCATGTCCAATTGATACTTGAGCTGTTCTTTGTCCATATTTATTAGCCAAAACTCTTTCGTATACAAATAAATATCCTAATTTAATCACAAACCGATAAAACTACAATCACAATTTATGCATATAAATGCGAAAACCAAGCATAAAAGATATCAGAATCTCACCGATACGACCCGTAAAGAGCCCAATCGCCAACTCAGCCGTAGAATACGCCACATTAAGTGAAATCATAATCAGCAACCTCTTCATTTGGCGATTACCAGTTCTCATAGCCCGAAAAACCCAGAAAACCGAATCGAAAACCAAGAATTTATCAGCCGATCCTTTGGCATCGAAATTTCCTTCCGTTGAATGGTCAACAGAGTAAAACCCTGGGGGTATATCGATGCTTGAAACATTCCTCGATAAGAAAGGCTTGGAGGAACCATTGGAAAAGCTGGGCGTTTGAGGATCTCTCATCGACTGTTTAAACGATGATTGCCGCGAAAACGCGTAACGCCGATCGCTTGCGTTGCTGATTCCGAATTCGGCATTCCATGGATAAGGTGATTCGGGCTCCTGAGAGGAGTATTTGAAAGATTtgtttttctccatttttttaaaaaagaacaataaaaacgatttttttccctaaatgggggaaattgaaaTTAGTGCAAAATTTTAGGTATTCAGCGTTTTGCAATTGTTCGAATAAAAACGGAAGGGAAAGTCTGTTTTTTTCCGAAAAGAAGGACTTGGGAGGGGGGCGGATCGAAGTAAACGGAGGGATTAGGTTACACTACATTAATGCCTAGAGTAGCTAGAAATGAATGCTGGGACCACCACAGGATTCACAACTTGCGATCCTTGATTGGATCATCCAAAGGTAGTACCAATAGAGCTTATGATACATATTTTTACACGTTTTCTAACCAATTGGCTGCCTTAAAGGACCTGTTCACCAACTTAGGTTGGCTCCTTCAGTTTGGTAGACTTTGGTCAAGTggaatttagataattattttttttgggtaaattgcacctaaagtgattaaattattaataagtttacattttggtcactcaaatggttatcaaattattcaaaagtttttatttaaattattgggcTATTAAGTTTAAATCTAGCTAGTGAGCTCCAAGCAACAATTTGACAATCGGTACGATGAATCAATATCTATTGACCAATAAAATAACATACGTTAGATCTAAGTTGATCTAATAGTTAATGTTAGAGATtaaagaagaaagttgtttaaatttttattaacagATTCACGATGTTCAAAAATAtttcatgaaaaagaaattgaactaTAGAAAAAAAGGGAATAGAAGCTTTCGATTGATATAGACGGTGTAAAGAGATAGAACCATGCAACAATAATTTTAACAGCCCAGTGGAATAATATAgtgacattttataattttttaaaatttagtgatCAATAcataaacttaatttaaaatattatattttaatatattattaataaataaataaatagtaaaatatgcCATTGGgcttgaaaatttttcaattggATTGCAGCCTGAATCGACTCCCAAGTTTGGAGAATAAAAGCGACTCAACATGTagattaagagatattaaagttatttgtgcatgataaataattaaatgctACTAGTAGGCTTTTATTTCAATTCAACTATATTTATGTATCtggtttatttaataatttaaattggaattccgttaaaaataaaataatttattgatagcatatatatatagagGGTGTTTGGTAAacagagttttgggttttttctAACTAATTTGGATATAAATGGAAGATTGAGTAGTCAAACCCTATAATTGCAGTATTCGGCGAATGAAGATTTGCAAAAGCTTGTTAAGCTAAAAActccaaaataaaaaaagatggaTTAGTAACTTTTTTCACAGTTGATTAGAAATGAGATATGTGAAATGATATATCTGaccatacttgtttaaaaattACTCCTTTTGCCATATTCTCTTATCTTCATTTTCTCCTCCAAAGTccaaagtaaattttaaaaatattcaataattaatttccataataaatgttttaattcCTTGCTAATAgtcttttatttcaataatttcacccaataaaaattaaagtattataaacaaataaatacttaacaataaaatgtATCATGCccttatttttcattttacacaTATCAGCTTTCAACTATAAATTAAGTTTTTACCAACCACTTTTAAATAAACAGTTAATAGAATCATTTAGTTAAACTAGCGATTGCAATCAGTAATTAGCCAAttgcttttaaatttatttgaattcaaattttatttaataaatttttctattaaatattactaaaatatttctaaaataattaatgCTAATTCTTTTGTTTACTTAATTGATTCTTATGGTTTATGACATGTTGTGCgtatttctaaaataataagtaattttgttatttgatattatttttttgaaaaaaacaacattaaagtataattttattttattttacaaaataatattaaatattagttGATATACTTCTTGACACAAACCCATCAATTTTAAATGAATTTCTAATAGGAAATTTAAACGTGGTgattctatgtaaaactagattAATTGCAAAAGGGTTTACTCAAAAAACAATAATTTATCTAAGATATGATGTGATAAAAGAATTACAAAAATATGAAGTTGTATCAATTGATTATATGAAGTCAAAAGTGAATTTGGTCAACCCAACTCATACTATTGGGTTTGTATGGGTCATAACAAATCATTAGTTCATTTATTGAGCATGATAAAAATTGTGTCCCTCCTATAAAACATGTAAAGATAAGCAAAACTCTTCATCTTTTATGAATGGTGTAGTGAGATTTATGGCAAAACTTTTAGGGCAGTCATGAAATTCTAGGCCCATGCATGACTCTCTCCTTTGCTTAATATTTCTGGGTATTCCAGTtcttgttttagaaaaatttgtTGAATCCTAAAAAATATGTTACAAGCGAATTATCCTTAAAAGACAATATCAAATACATATTATAATGTTCATAAATAAGATTGGTTTGGatattaaactaattttattttgttgataacaaaaataaataaatgaataaaaaatattaaaatagtaatcgATATGGTTTGATGATGGCCAATATACAAATTGGTTAGCCTAAATTGCTAGACAACATCATTAATCAAACGCCTGTGCCTATTATAATGTTTCTCCATGAATACTTTGGAAGCTCCTTCTATGGTTTTGCGCCATGTCTGCAtccataattaaaacaaattattattttttaaatattattatattatatatgatacCAATGTAATTTATagcaaattattttatataccatacaataatgaaatttataacaaattcaattcaatttctcattttggtccctttacaatgttaaatagattttaatttgatttttctaattttacaaaTGATTAAATTCTTAACTATTCTGATTAAATAAAGGCGAgagttatgattttttttaattagaagaAAAGATGTTAactatttgaattaaataatattatttatataaaaataataatactattatAAAGAGATAAAGCAatatttagtctttaaatttattaatttttttctaatttagtctctaaattattttttatctatattaGTCCTAAACTTGGGAAAAATTTTCACTTTTGTCTATGCGATGATGTGGCATTTTTAGGTGATGgtggacaaaaaaaaagttaaaggaccaagTTGGAGAAATTTACCTAATTCAAGGACTACGTATTACTTTATCCCAATTATAAAAGAAGAGTGatcaaattataccaaattacAGAAAAAACagactaaatcttaaatttaagtaGAATATGGAGGGACCAAAACCATAAATTGACCAAGGGATTAACGAAGAGTACCTTCTCAATGGTGCCAAAGATGGACCTGTTCCTGATTTCCCTAGCTCTTATCTGCGACCTCCCGATCCCAAGTTGCTTAAGAAAAGTAGACCGGCGTGTGGCGGGGGGAGGAAGAAGCCATTTCCGCTCAACTAAGCCGGTGGTACCATTGTTGGAAGGACTCTCACAGTGACCTAATGATTCCCTTCTGGACCTGGGAAACCCACTCCTTTTCCGCCGTTTCACCACCATTACCCTTAACTCTTTCGTAAAAGCCGCCCCCTTATTACCtccaccatcatcatcatcgaGCTCAGCGAACTTCCTCAGCAACTCATCAGACGATTTCTTAGTAACATGTTGAACTTGAACATCATTAGGATTAGCAGTAGCAGCTTCCATTGTTGAAatttagagagagagagagagattcgGTATAGATGAGAA
This window encodes:
- the LOC107947789 gene encoding metal tolerance protein C2 — encoded protein: MEKNKSFKYSSQEPESPYPWNAEFGISNASDRRYAFSRQSSFKQSMRDPQTPSFSNGSSKPFLSRNVSSIDIPPGFYSVDHSTEGNFDAKGSADKFLVFDSVFWVFRAMRTGNRQMKRLLIMISLNVAYSTAELAIGLFTGRIGLVSDAFHLTFGCGLLTFSLFAMAASRRKPDSVYTYGYQRLEVLSAFTNALFLLFLSFSLAVEALHAFIQDESEHKHYLIVSAVTNLLVNLMGVWFFRNYARVNLVYRKPEDMNYHSVCLHVLADSVRSAGLILASWFLSLGVNNAEVLCLGLVSVAVFMLVMPLFKASGGVLLQMAPPNISSSALAKCWWQIKSHEDVIEVSQARFWELVPGHVVGSLSLQVKKEMDDRRILEYAHNLYHELGMHDLTVQTDYA
- the LOC107948286 gene encoding uncharacterized protein; the encoded protein is MEAATANPNDVQVQHVTKKSSDELLRKFAELDDDDGGGNKGAAFTKELRVMVVKRRKRSGFPRSRRESLGHCESPSNNGTTGLVERKWLLPPPATRRSTFLKQLGIGRSQIRAREIRNRSIFGTIEKTWRKTIEGASKVFMEKHYNRHRRLINDVV